Part of the Leptolyngbya sp. BL0902 genome, TGACGTTCTTTGATCGGGGTGCCCCCTTCCACCGTGGCGGCGGGGATGCCAGCGGCGTTGAAGGCGTTGGCCACATGGCGGGCGTGTTCCAAATCCACACAAAAGGCGATGGTGCGTTTGCCGGGGCAGAGGCGCTGCCATTCGGTGACGATTTTTTCGACCAGTTCTGGACGGTCGCAGGCGTTTTTGAGGCCCGCTTCGTCATAGTCGCCGCCCACGGTTTTCACCTCCGCCAGGTTGGCGACGCCATCGGGGGGCATACTGTAGTACTTCATCGGGGCCAGATAGCCCATGTGCTGCAACTCGCTGGGTACCGGGGAGGCCACCAGCGTATCGAGCACATCTCCCAGTTGCTCTTTGCCCAGGCGTTCGGGGGTGGCGGTCATCACTAGGTGGGTGGCGTTGGGAAAGGTCTTCAGTACCGACTTACCGACCTGGCTGAATAGGGTGATGTGGCCCTCGTCGTAGAACACCACATCGGCGGGCCACTGTTTCCACCAGCGGCGTTTGGCCATGGTTTGAATGCTGGCAATCTGAATCGGGGCGTCGCGGTTTTCCTCCCAGCCCGCTTTGATGAAGCCGCAGTGCAGCCCAAAGGACTTCATTTTTTCGTAGGTTTGGCCCACCAACACGTCCAGATGCACCAAAAACATCAGCCGTTTGCCCGCTGACTCCGCGTGGGCACAAATTTGACCGCTAATCACCGTTTTCCCGGCCCCGGTGCCCGCCACAATGGCCACCCGCTTGTGGCCCTCATTCAACTCTCGGTAGAGATCGTTAATCAGGTCAACCTGGTAGGGACGTAGTTTGGGCGGCACGGCAGACATCGCAAGGCAAGGAAGACGATAGGTTCATGGAATGTGGGGGATTAGCCCTCACCCCCAGCCCCTCTCCCCTAGGGAGAGGGGAGCTGGAGTATCCTTCAAAGTCCTTCTCCCCCAGGGAGAGGGATTGAGGGGGAGGGATCTCCCTACCACAGGGCTGGGATCGACTCCAGTTCGGGGTCGTTGGTGACGGGGGGCGCTGGGTCGGGTCGCACCAAACCGGGCTGCACTGGGGCAATGTCGCCAATGGGGGCGGGTAGGGTGGTGGCTCCCTGGCGGGGAATCACGTTTTGAGTTGCTCCGGGCTGGGTGGGGCTAAGGGTGGGTGGGGTGCCCGCTGGGGCCGTAAACCCGCCGTTGGTGGGGGTGATGTCGCCGCCACCCATCACAGCCGAGTTGTTGGGAACCGTGGTGCCCAGGGCGGGTGTGCCAGATGGGGTCATATTTTGACGCTGTACGGCCTGCCCTGCCTGCTCGATAGGCTGTGTCCCTAGATCGCGGTCATCGGCTCGTAACCCACCTCGCGGCTGATTATTGCCCTGAAGCAGTTGGCTCATGCCTCCCGCCCCCGACCAAGCCAGCAGCACCAGCAGCGCCATAGCTGCGCCCAACGCATAGCGATTCATGGCCTCCTCCTCACACCGTGCAGTCCCATCATGGCGCAGGTTGCCAAAAATGAACGAAGAATTTGATCGCCATGGGGAAGCGTTGCCAGTCCACCCAAGGTTGCTATTCACAGCTGGGACGAATGGCTGGAATGCACGCCTGGAATCAACAGCGCTCGGCGGAATCAGGGGATTCCTAACCGGATTGGCTATGGTGCAACGGTTGATGAGCCCCTATCTGGCGGGAGTGGTCAACGGCCTGCGGGGCCAAGGTACTTTTTTGGGGTAATGGCCATTAAAAAAGCCCGATTTCCTGAAGAAACCGGGCTTTTCGTTGGCTTATTAACGTCGAATCAAGGCTGACTCAACGCAGCGTCTATTCAACGCCTTCGATGCGGTCTTCAACTTCCTGGTACAGCTCTTGGAGGCGTTCCAGGTTTTCGTCGCTGGTTTCCCAGTAGCCGCGCCCGTTCACTTCCAGCAGGGTGGAAACCATGCGGCGGAAGGAGTTGGGGTTGAGATCCATCAGGCGCTTGCACATTTCTGGGTCTTGGATGAAGGTGGTGTTCACGTCTTCGTAGACCCAGTTGTCCACTGCGCCTGCGGTGGCCGACCAGCCCATGGTGTTCACCAAGCGCTTGGAGAGTTCCCGCACGCCCTCGTAGCCGTGGGAGAGCATCCCTTCGTACCACTTGGGGTTCAGCATTTTGGTGCGGGCATCCAGGCGGACGGTCTCGGAGAGGGTGCGTACCTGGGCGTTGGCGGTGGTGGTGTCGGCGATGTAGGAGGCCGGGGCCTTGCCGTCTTCGCGCAGACTGGCCACCAGTTTGGTGGGGTCGGAATCGAAGTAGTGGGACACGTCGGTGAGGGAAATCTCCGAGGAATCCAGGTTTTGGAAGGTGGCGTCCGCCGTCTTCAGGGCCGACTCGAACAGGCCGCGATTGCTGTCCATCACGCCGGGATTGTCGGAGTTGAAGGCAAAGGACTTGCGCTTCAGGTACATTTCCTGGAGTTCGGCCTCGTTTTCCCAGGTGCTATTTTCCACCGCCAGGTTGATGTTGGAGGAATAGGAACCGGAGGCGTTGGAGAAGATGCGGGTGGCGGCTTCCCGGAGGCCAATGCCCATTTCCTCGGCCTGTTGCAGGGCGTGCTTGCGGACGAAGTTCATCTCTAGGGGCTCGTCGGCTTCGGCGGCCATTTTCACGGCGCGATCCAGCAGGGCCATTTGGTTAATGAACAGGTCGCGGAACACGCCAGAGCAGTTGACCACGATATCCACGCGGGGCCGACCCAGTTCCTCCAGGGGAATCAGCTCCAGCTTGTTGACCCGACCGAGGGAGTCGGGCAGGGGCTTAACGCCGACGAACCACAGCATTTGCGCCAGAGATTCGCCGTAGGTCTTGATGTTGTCGGTGCCCCAGAGCACGGTGGCGATGGTTTCGGGGTAGTTGCCGCCGTTTTCCTGGCGCTGCCGTTCCAGCAGCCGATCCACCACAATCTTGGCCGACTGCACGGCGGCGGTGGTGGGGATGGACTGGGGGTCGAGGGCGTGGATGTTCTTGCCCGTGGGCAGCACTTCCGGGTTGCGGATGGGGTCGCCGCCGGGGCCGGGGAGGATGTATTCGCCTTCGAGGGCTTGCAGCAAACCGCCCAGTTCGTTGTCGGCGCAGACCTGCTCTAGGCAGAACTCCAGGTACTCCATCAGAGGCTTGATGGCGTCGGCGTTGACGTTGGTGTAGCCCGCCTCGT contains:
- a CDS encoding DEAD/DEAH box helicase; translated protein: MSAVPPKLRPYQVDLINDLYRELNEGHKRVAIVAGTGAGKTVISGQICAHAESAGKRLMFLVHLDVLVGQTYEKMKSFGLHCGFIKAGWEENRDAPIQIASIQTMAKRRWWKQWPADVVFYDEGHITLFSQVGKSVLKTFPNATHLVMTATPERLGKEQLGDVLDTLVASPVPSELQHMGYLAPMKYYSMPPDGVANLAEVKTVGGDYDEAGLKNACDRPELVEKIVTEWQRLCPGKRTIAFCVDLEHARHVANAFNAAGIPAATVEGGTPIKERQQMYQDLRQEKILMLTSCNVISIGFDEPSVEVGLLLRPTQSSALHLQQIGRVMRISPHTGKGYGIILDQAGNLERLGFPEDIKDYHLPTQQASSDDSKPAPTKPCPQCGRVVLAFIAKCPDCGHQWITERPLNLEDMVEIYSAAQAHQINDLPTLVELFHSHRRRAYLRRNAPTWAERSFWEHCGRKPKDSWYFGSLFGPRPTPYQMMEYWEYLQKSAKRLGKRQDWIVQEFEKECGPGSFQRLAGFRQGTQNPTSSRFLA